The genomic region TATGTGCAGTTCAATATGGATCACTGCACGCTTCCATAATATACATGCactttttagttttagttttgtGGAATGTATTAATTTAATTGTATATCTGGTTAAGTATTTCTTTGGCCCACCTCTCAAGAGGATTTGACATTCATACTACATTTGAGTACATGCTTGTGTTTCTTTTGAAGTATCTGAcccattttaaaataaagaggATTATGTTGGCTTTGGTCTCCCTCATAACTTTAGGTTGTCTACACAATTTGGTAAAGAAATGAACACTTCACACGTGTGCCTGTTCATGTATTTGCATCTGAGATGGACTGGCACAACTCAACGTTGCTGCTGTCCACACATCTTGTTACGTTAAATATGATGCGCATAACCCTTTGAGTGGTTTACATGGGACATACTGTACCATTTTCAATCTTAAACATCCCAGGAATATCATCTGAGGGCAAGTTGCCATGTCCTGGCTAGCAGGCTTGGGTTTGTCTTAAAAATACACTAGGGTAGAAGCACAACTGACAGATTGAATGTTGTGAACTTATATTTAGTAGGGAGCTTTTCAGCCTCACTTGGTGGGTAACTACTGATGTCAGTCACATGATATGACCGAGGGGCCTTCTCTACTCTTCATTTTAAATATGCTTATAATGAAGCCAACTGTTTAGGAATTGGTGATGGtagcagtgttgggcaagttactactttaaatgataactcaaacacctaaagtaaaataaaaggcctattatttacagaccattagtgtgttgctgttttcttataaatggtgcactatcactttaagagcattgatCTTTACGTTCTCATAATGCCCTTTTGACAGCTCTTGTTTACAAGCCTTGTTGAGTTACATTGATAGCGCAATAttaacaactagatgtaccgcatagcgttacaaaatatgaccgccgctcagtcctgtacatccgttccgcgaaaataaatcacacttcaatttgtctccatattttactccatcccccactcttgaaacttttgtgtatgcttgtttggcatgcctgtgtgtttgtgcggctgcacagaaagtagcctactggtgttgAACAgttgaatagattgtagaatagccaaataGCATTGTTATGAAACCTTTAAAATctttaaacaatcacaagtagggcagatcatcacagttcatccattgcaactggattgatgaaaggtcacttacacctgtaggctacattgtatttgggaaaagcaaaaggtatcagcataatgttatttatttatttatttatttatttataaacaaaaacatctctgtcagttccatgcctaTCAATTTTCTTATCATCCATCCAaaagtcatttttggatggatggattttttgtgaatgtttcttcttctacataagattttagtcatctttagttcatgtaatactttattgtcaatgcacaaattaagtaacagtagactgaaacgttattgttaatgcacaaattaagtaacagtagtctgaaacgaaatgctgttttacatctaaccagtggtgcaaataactgacatgtccaaatgggccttgatgaaatgcgtcgctagactgttcatacacattttaacgggccaaagttgaagagctgttgtccgttattgttcgtgcaaatataggctgattcatgttcccttgcattgtgtaactgaggtccatggctagtctggctttcaccagaccaagctcaatcttttaagaaatcaaaaataaatagcgggcagatcaggctgggttcacccagcctagtccataggcacccgatattgtttaattttccgattgagatatccacgctctggctattctaaatgcaaaaatgcatcagggagttatgacaaaactgtaactaacaaactagatcctaatagaaagctgttagcttccctaagctacaggtaggcttataaggtaggcctatttacaacataaattgtcaataggctatgctgcgacacaaataaaatctcctttggaaaccaatggcttacgccttacagtatcaagcggacttaaactgccatatcgtggcgaaaagttgtaataaaaattcacacagctccatgagtcaaggaaagcgcgaatgaagtagccacttctaaatgggacccacttacacagtagcttaggtgtgttgctaaagcaaccataatgaaatgaaggcgtcattggatacttcacacacacgtgctttttaatttcacagactacaactaccaagctggaatcaaagcacatcgattcccctctcacaccctgcacacacttaaaacaaaataaacaggcgtctcgagtctcacgcatgtataggcaaaactgtatcagaccggtgtaatgttggtaaatcttccattgcacagaatgatttagcacgtgcaacaaatgacagtcgaaagatacaattacagtgctgctatcaatttgcttggtataaccgcatttatagttttctacaaatgcaatcaatcaaattggcctccatcactcaaccataccctaacggtaacattaggtccttattgatattataagattaagtacctgcagtaaaaaccaagcatgtccgataaacatcctccgatttatttcggcttcaagaagaaatggaaattacatttcatgtgaacatcatcctatccttattagacgttctctgcggtaaactacactccttgtatgaagcgtccattgtttttccaacccacttttaacttccaacaaaattacgtctcactgcaacgacgcgccatctagtggacaaacgactactgatcgccaatactggaaatgcagccatgatgatgatgatgaatatttatttaggctttcttttaatcctactgaatttgtaattatgtatcggctgttctaataccgatagtatgtgggcgcctgtgtgtgtgttcatgtgtgtgcaccgccatctacaggccaatgagtgtacagtcactaaatgtacacataacctaatttttttaagacccccccccatgaatgaaattctacgaaacttggcacacccccagagaatgccaggtcaatcatacacataaaatttggtgcagttctgaacatcttaactgaagataggggcgattaaagcagaataaattgcattttcattttttagggggtgcaaatcacaaatgagtgattatgggccagattgatgttggcccttgagaccaacataccataaaagattcttcatccttagtgccacggttcaggtagttatttaggaaaaactgcttttttgcggttcggggcccagcacggggggtgGCCCcatgacttaaaaaaaaattttcgTAAAAGTCTAGCAgtctacatacccaccaaatttcatgtgcccccaAAAATCCAGGAAGTTGACCAAAAGatccaggaaaaaaaaaaaaaaaaaaaaaaaaaaaaaaaaaaaaactttgacaatctctatatgaccgcttagcggcagtcataataatatgcacaatgttaagttgttttaagcagccttcattgctttggaaagtatgcaatgaaatgttgcttcacatttcgttttgcaaataaaagtgaattatgagcctggtagcctatccacctagctatctgaatggattGTTTTGTCGACTtagcatatcatgtgcttcatgtaaatgcttggaaaacgaattattgaagacccacCAATTCCATTCTACTAGTAGGCTACTACGTGGTGGAGATTGAGagaacccaaaaagtatcaaacttgcatgtaccatggtgttagtgcattctgacattgtaaacgttattgaTGAAGAATGAaacgcagtttgcagtaaagctactaccCAGATAGCAGACTTTCTGGCAGCACTTTGACATACATCTGGCGATTTTGGGCTTTGTTTTGGCAGACCAAAACTTTTGGCTTCAATTTGGCATGATTATGGGCAGCCATAACAGATAAGAAGGCGCCAGTAGTGTATGGCTGAATTATGGCATATTTCTGGCCAACCGTAGCGTTAGATTAAGAGCGGGGACAGCATCTGATGACGATACAGGGCTGTTTGGCATGTTTATGGACAGCCAGAAGATGGGCGAAGAGCGGGACAGAGTTTTGGCATGTTTCTGGCTAACCAAAAGACTCAGCAAAGACCGGAAATTTTCAAACTTTCTACTCGGACAAGACCCAGCCTAGCCCCCAGTTCGACCAGCGATCGCAGTTGAGGTATGTATTATGTCCCCATTCatcttttaacttttaaattcaGGAAAATGTATTCAATAACCTTGGTCAAGCAACTGTACAGCCtactttttaaacatgttaaacaCATTTACATGTTATTAATTTACTCGTAGTAACATTGGATTTGCTGTTATTGTTGTGAGACAGTtagaagctaacgttagccgtTCCCATGATACTGTTAACGTTAGATGTTCCCACAACGATATTCCTGCAGCTCTTGTAGCCTGTTATGGTTAATAAGGATTAGATAATTAGAACAAGAAATAGCAAATACCTGCCTATTACGAAACAAGATTGTGGTTTAGAGAGGTAATTGAGCCGATAGCCAGGGTTAGCGGGGAGCTCCCAGTTAGCTATATTGCCAGTTTTGTGGGCCTCTTACAGACACAAAATGCAATTGAAATTTCGGTGCAACATGAACAACAAGATACATTTAACGTTGagcccctagggatcaataaagtatctatctatctatctatctatactgtatatctatctatctatttttatCTCATACATTGCGAAGAAATCGTTTAAATTCAAAGTTTGTACTGTCACCGACCTATGTTCCTATGGTTTCTTCACAAAGTATTCATTGAGTTAAATGTTTCTTCGCAATGTATTCATGAGTTAAAAACGCATCTTGTTGTCACGTAAGGCCCTGTTCATGTTGCACCTCTGTTAAGATGCACAAAGACACTCCAAATCATGCCCCTAAAACGTCGTTTTTGTACCCCCCTTTCACTGCAGTTAAACTAATCATGGTTTccggttgttttctgttttgttcttaGTGCAGTCAGCACCCAGCCCCCCAGCtacccagccatccagcacccAGCTACCCAGCCATCCAGCCGCCCAGCACCCAGTTTCACAGCtacccagccatccagcacccCAGCCGCCCAACTGTCCAGCCACAGGCACCAGCCATCCAGCACCCAGATACCCAGCCAGCCACCCAGCTACCCAGCTGTCCAGCCACAGGcacccagccatccagcaccccagctacccagccatccagcaccctaccaaaacatataataaagcataatgaaatgtatttaattttccTGTGTTTTTTAACAGATACATACGCATATATAATGTACAACATAATTTAAGTATATAGTGAACCTAGACTAACCATTACATTATCAGCAATTAAGTCACAATTACCAGCAATAAAGTCATACAGACAGctgaataaattaaaataaataatacaaataaataataataaaaaaataataataaatacataatttctATGTAAAAGCAAACATGTGGCACAATTATGGTATCATTTAGGGTCAGTTATGGCTACATTTTGGCTGGATTATGGGATTTAGGATTCTTTTTGGGACATTTAAGGCTATAGTTTGGAAATCCAAAATTGGTTTTGGGTGAGCTTTGGCCTACTTTTGGTTGATTTTGGCATGCCAAATTTGGGCCATTTAGGGCCCATACATCCACCCAGAGCTTTACCAAAATGGCAAGCCAGTTTTGGGCCAAATCTGAGCCATAataattttgctatctgggtattCATTGGTTACATTTGGGTGACTCCTCTGTCCTTTGCCCTACAGAAATGCGCGTGGGAGCGGTGGCACTGCCAGGCTACACGagctttttctgcatttctatccctttattctctttCATTCAAGTTCACAGGTCATAGCTGACATGCACTAGAAGAGCATAGTTTGTGTtttatcaagaatcaaaaagattagcgtggcgccactttagatgtttcattaaatgacttgtgctatttcgcgaggcatagtgagatctttcggtttcgcacacaaagtgcactaactattatgttcttcatatccttgtcgctgacaagctgaaaataatgagcgtaGGCTTATGTCCATCCCGCAAATAGAGTCCGACTTCGagtctgctgcagccacagtctTCTTCAACCAGTATCAGGAGATAACATTCAACTATTTTGCTCAGATTTTTTCTCCTGTTGTTCTCGCGGTGGTGTTTGcgaatatgtatcaaaacaaaacaccgcTTAATTttgggttaaaatgcattgtaacgcgcgttactgaagtttgtaccgagtaaaatattacccaatttttttgtaatgccttacattaccgcgttaccgcaaacagcaatatattatagtaattacattacttttgtaacgcattactcccaacactggttGGTAGGAATCTTGTGACCATTGCCCTTTTGGTTAAATCTGTTTCTTTAAGCTTTTAGAAAACTACCTTCTCTGCCTTCAGTCCTCTTTCAAGTAACAAAGCTTTAGAGCagggtctcaaactcccggcccaattccggcccacgacctatgtcaaaataataatgtaatccggcctttgagggtattttttaattgcgacaaacaacgatactgattaaaatagacgatagatccaagtacggtgacaaaattctcatttgtactctcctccatTATTTGCTAGaaatccagagcttgattcaaaccaaAATCGCTGCACAACGTTTTCAGGTACTTGttttacacgcgagaaacacgaagacgtgcataatgacgcggaagcgatgtaatagttttgcacaaattgaagcaggaTAGCAGGCCTACACCAACTGTTGAAagacgttcacgtgtgatgaagtcttgggtaggctatgttattcacctattctgattctcaAGGAGAATATCCtgttggagattatgatcgatcgtctattgacagtgatggtCACgatgtgaatggaggtgcgtcttttcGCGTATAccacggtgtccactaagcataccatgcttatttcgaccctctgcccaacatagcttggaggttgcagtggtaattgTGGTGatggtgtccgtaatggacaCCTTTTGAGTTTTGAGTCTTTTGAGTTTCATTCACACATGTGAAATATCAGTAGCCTGGTATTTCAAAGAATCCACAACATACATCACAGGACTATGTCAAGGCTGATAGTTCCCAACAGCAAAATACCCCAAGAACAGACCAACAGGTAACATTTTTCAACTGTAATTGTTCTGTCTTCATTATGGAAGACTACTGATCTATGGGACAAAAACATCTCCATTGTCTATTCTCTGAAGCTTCAATGAAGCTGTTGCCAAGAACAGCACAGCCAACACCTTTTCAATTTTACAGATGTGATTTTTCTCTCAGTTACATGTGTTTAAACTTTTACATGTATAACCAGCCAGATACTTAAAAAAACTGCTTAATTTGATCACCTCATAGCGACAGTGTTCTCATTCACAGGGAAGGTCTTAAATACGTCAATACAGTCAGTCAAGCTTGTTGATCCATGTTAATTTCAAACTAATACATGTTGAGATGAGAAATCATGATATAAGTTCATCATGTGCAAAGCATTCATTCACAAACCAAAGGATTCACAATGATGCATCAGCAGtgtaaaaaaatacacacacaactggtAAACAGCATGATGTGAGGAAAGACTGCCCAGGaacgtttttaaaaaaatgttttatactCAACGTCAATCATAAgtttacatacattacatacatttacTCCAGTCAATGGATTCCTCTTCAAAAGAGGATAATGTCTTCATTGCACTTTCAGTTCTTAGCTGTACCTAGCTCAGACAGTGTTTTCAGTAATTGGACTTCCAATGTTGCAGACATTTCCCAAAAATGACAATATTAGCACCACACATTTTAACATGTACTTATTTCACAGCATCAAGTCTTCTATGTGACAAAGGTTCAAACATCAACCTTAGAAAATGGTTGATGGGTTGCAAGGATAAGTGTTTCGGATGAATGGATTGCAAAGCAGTGCACATTTTATTACTGAGCAGTACAGTTTGCCTGTAAAGCCAGAGTCCACCTTTTGAACCTCAGGGTTAGTTGCCTGTCCCCAGAGTTCCTGAAGGTCTGACTCGTGTCCATGAGATGTCATCATTTGTTTGTAGATGCAAGGATGATGAGGAGACTTTTTTTCACCCGAGAAAAAATTGTGTGCTTTTGGAGCCACCCCTATAACACTGGCACAGATCCCCATAAAAACGTCATCAATGTGGAGCGTAGCATTAAGCGTAAGTGAAGCTTGGTGTATTCGTGAGGCCACATCTCTGGAGACCACATATCCTGCTCCTCCAGTGTAGGCCGGATAAGAGTCCCATGGATACAGATGAGGTGACACATAATATTTGCTGCTCTTAATGCGAACTGGTCCCGTATTATTGAACACCCTGCCCACCCAGAAGTCCCGAGTACCTGCCTGGTGCACTTGCTTAAGGTAAGTGACCAAGTTAGGCATATGAATTAACATGTCGTCATCAGCAGACATTAGGAAGTGAGCATGACTACAGTAGGTGTGTGCCCAGTTGATCTGAAGAAGTAGTTTAGTGGTGAGGTTGTAGAAGGAATCGATGAAGCTCTGCTGGATTAAGTCGTGGTACATTTGGTCCTCTCGAAATAACTGACCCTGGATCAGCGCCCTGTCTTTCAGATGTGGATGGACACCTAAAGCAAACAGCACCTTCACAGACACACCCAGTTCACCATCAATATAGCGCTCATTACCCCAGGTCAATCGTATACTTTGACGACGGGCAAAGTTCTGAGGGAAACTCTTGACAAAAAGGAGGAGCAACACATTACTGGACTCACACGTGTTCTTGTGGTTGATCAAATAGTGGTAATTACTGAATTTACGAGCCTCCGCCCTGCTGACAGTGAAGCTACTGTTTCTGAAACTTGGGCCCATGCCGAGGAAGTGGTAAGGATTTGCACTTAAATTATCAAATGAGAAGCTGTTCAATTTGTCCCAATAAAGCATGATCCCTGACAACATAAGACCAATGAAGATCACCTGCACAAAGTGGCATCTCTGAGGCCGTCGGAATTTCACAAACATCCTAAGATTTTCCAGCCTATCTGGTCCGGAGGTTTTTCACACTAATTATGTGATGTTTGTGAAGTTCTGAAGTTCTAATTCAGTGGGTTGACTTCATGCTCTCCCCTCCTTGACcctgaaagaaagaaataatacataataatgtaatgtaataaagtGAAGTGAAATGTATTATCAAAGGGTTAAATTGGACAGCAGCCAggtgtaaaaacaaacaaacacttggACCATTATAAATGAAACATTAAAGACAAATACCCGACAGATCACGGGGACAATAATTACAGTATACAATACATTATCATTACCTGAGGAGACAAAGATGAGCcatttttcaaaaaaataaCTTGTGGCTTCATATGTGCAAATGTGTAAATACTGTGCATACTAATTGCTGAAAGAATTTGGAATTTTTAGTCCTATGTGCAGTGGGTGGTCAATGCAGATGAGAATGGCCTGGGCCTTCTGGTCATATACTATATTGCCAAAAGTATTGACTCACCTGCCTTGATTTGCATATGAACTTAAGTGACATCCCATTCTTAATCCATAGGGTTTAATATGATGTTGGTGTGCTCTCAATCATAATTACAGTTGTGATAACAGTTTTATTCACCACGAGAATATGTTTCACCCCTCAGTTTCTGTACATTGCATGTACatttgcgataatatcaaaATATGATCTAATACGATTTTCTAACCGCAAAGACTGCGATGGATTACACTCACTGTAGCCTGtcgtaagtaagtaagtataagtatactcttttgatccctttgagggaaatttggtctctgcatttatcccaatccgtgaattagtgaaacacactcagcacacagtgaacacacagcgaggtgaagcacacactaatcccggcgcagtgagctgcctgctacactgtaaaaaataataagtaatggttacttgaaaaaagggtggaaactcgttgccttaaataagtaaacaaaactt from Alosa alosa isolate M-15738 ecotype Scorff River chromosome 1, AALO_Geno_1.1, whole genome shotgun sequence harbors:
- the b3gnt5b gene encoding lactosylceramide 1,3-N-acetyl-beta-D-glucosaminyltransferase B gives rise to the protein MFVKFRRPQRCHFVQVIFIGLMLSGIMLYWDKLNSFSFDNLSANPYHFLGMGPSFRNSSFTVSRAEARKFSNYHYLINHKNTCESSNVLLLLFVKSFPQNFARRQSIRLTWGNERYIDGELGVSVKVLFALGVHPHLKDRALIQGQLFREDQMYHDLIQQSFIDSFYNLTTKLLLQINWAHTYCSHAHFLMSADDDMLIHMPNLVTYLKQVHQAGTRDFWVGRVFNNTGPVRIKSSKYYVSPHLYPWDSYPAYTGGAGYVVSRDVASRIHQASLTLNATLHIDDVFMGICASVIGVAPKAHNFFSGEKKSPHHPCIYKQMMTSHGHESDLQELWGQATNPEVQKVDSGFTGKLYCSVIKCALLCNPFIRNTYPCNPSTIF